The genomic region TCGCCAGACTCTCGGCGTGGTTCATGGCGATTGGCTTTTCGCACAGCACATGTTTGCCGGCAGCGATGGCGGCCAGCGCAATCGGCGCGTGAACAGAATTCGGCGTGGCAATGATGACGGCATGAACATCATCGCGCGTCACGATCTCTTTGTACTTGGTGGAAGTAGTGGCGATGCCAGTTTGTTGACTGGCGCGTTGCAAAACCGCCGGGTCGTTATCGCACAGCGCGACAACTTTTGCATTTGGACAAAGCGCCAGGCCTGGAAGATGGTTTGCCAAAGCGATTCCACCACAGCCGATCATGGCCACGCCGATTTCGTTCTTCATGGGTTCGTTTTCGTTGACGTCATTGTGCGTGCCGTAGAATTTGCGGGCTATTCATTTCACGGCTGGATTGGCCGCGAAAGCACAAAATGCAATTGGGGCATCCTATTGATTCCCCTTGGCCCATCGAACACGCTAAAGCGTGAACTCCAACACCGCGCGACGCCGGCTCCGTTGGAGTTCAACCTTTAGGTTGGCCCAGCATGCATAAAAGGGAATCAAGTGCATCGCCATAAAATGCAATTCCAGCTTTTGTTTTCCGTCACCTTTGGCTTTAATCCGAATCATCAACAGGCAAAACCATCAAACATGACAGCGGTCATCCAAAACAAACGCCAGTTCGCCAGCGACAACTACGCGGGTATCTGCCCGGAGGCGTTCGCGGCGATGGTCGAGGCGAATCAAGGTCACGCGGTCAGTTACGGCGACGATCCGTGGACTGAGAAGGCGGCTGATCTAATCCGCAAGGTGTTTGAAACGCCCTGCGAGGTGTTCTTCGTCTTCAACGGCACCGCGGCCAATTCCCTTTCGCTCGCTTCGCTCTGCCAGTCTTACCACAGCATTCTCTGCCACGAGACGGCGCACGTCGAGGTGGCCGAGTGCGGGGCGCCGGAGTTTTTTGCCAACGGCACTAAAGTCCTTTTGATGCCGGGAGCAAATGGGAAGATTGATCCCACGGCCATCGACCGGATGGTCAACAAACGCACCGATATTCACTACCCAAAACCCCGCGCCATCAGCCTGACGCAGGCGACCGAAGTTGGAACTGTTTATTCCGTTGATGAATTGAAGACCCTGACCGACACTGCGCGGCAGTTTGGTCTGCGCGTCCAGATGGATGGAGCGCGGTTCGCCAATGCTGTCGTTGCGCTCGGTGTGAAACCCAAGGAAATCACCTGGCAGGCGGGCGTGGATGTGCTTTGCTTCGGCGGCACGAAAAATGGAATCGCCGTTGGCGAGGCGGTGGTGTTTTTCAATCTCGAACTGGCGCGGGAGTTCGACTACCGCTGCAAACAAGCAGGGCAACTGGCTTCCAAGATGCGGTTTCTGGCGGCGCCGTGGGTGGGCATGTTGCAGGACGGCGCGTGGCTGCGACACGCCCGGCACGCGAACGATATGGCACGTCGTCTCGAGGCGGCCATTCGCGGGCTGCCCGGCGCGAAGATTCAATTCCCGTGTCAGACCAACTCGGTGTTCGTGCGTTTGCCTGAACCGGTCATCACTGCGATGCACCAGCGCGGTTGGAAGTTCTACACGCACGTCAGCCAGGATGACTGCCGCCTGATGTGCAGTTGGGACACGACGACGGAGGATGTGGATCAGTTCGCAGCGGATTTGAAGTCGTTGCTCTCTCCTGCCTGATCCATCCTGGTGACGTTTGATCCCGGACATTATGCAACGACAGGATCACAACCATTCCTTTATTTTTTCCTGATACTTGTTGTAGATGAAGCCCAGCACCAGCAGCACGATGCCCAGCGCCATGAAGCTCAGAATCCGGTAAAGCGTTTCCAGTTTCCACACGTCGAACACCACCACGCGGCCCAGCGCACCGGCCAGCACCACGAGGCCGAGCCAGCGATACATCCGCTCGCGCAGCGCCATTCCACCGGCGAAAAGGATCAAGGCCAAACCCGACCAGCTTGCAGTGAGATAAAATCCACTGGCGCTCTGCAGGACCCACCGCGATACGAAAAGCCATGAGCTCAATCCGCCCGATGCAATCACGATGGCGTGCGCCCGCTGATCCAGAGCATAGCGCGCGGGGAGGCGCTGGGCGATTTGCTGCTGGCCAAGGAGCGCCAGAATGGCCAGCGCATCGGGCAAATAAACGTAGCCCCGCTGGTAAGCACGCGTCCAAAGCAACACCAGCGCGAGTCCCGTGAACACCGCGCCGAACATCAACGCTTCGCGGTTCCTACGCCAGCCCGCAAACACAAACACCGCCAGGCCAATCGACATCAGCGTCCAGATTTGTTCGCGGTTCGGGATGTATTCCATCACC from Verrucomicrobiota bacterium harbors:
- a CDS encoding low specificity L-threonine aldolase — encoded protein: MTAVIQNKRQFASDNYAGICPEAFAAMVEANQGHAVSYGDDPWTEKAADLIRKVFETPCEVFFVFNGTAANSLSLASLCQSYHSILCHETAHVEVAECGAPEFFANGTKVLLMPGANGKIDPTAIDRMVNKRTDIHYPKPRAISLTQATEVGTVYSVDELKTLTDTARQFGLRVQMDGARFANAVVALGVKPKEITWQAGVDVLCFGGTKNGIAVGEAVVFFNLELAREFDYRCKQAGQLASKMRFLAAPWVGMLQDGAWLRHARHANDMARRLEAAIRGLPGAKIQFPCQTNSVFVRLPEPVITAMHQRGWKFYTHVSQDDCRLMCSWDTTTEDVDQFAADLKSLLSPA